Proteins found in one Paenibacillus sp. FSL R10-2782 genomic segment:
- a CDS encoding 4Fe-4S dicluster domain-containing protein: MSGARNTLNRPTSRMGAADRTSAVASSFVVADAGHCIGCKACELACFAVHSQANGIGASVGTVSVPVVPKVYVVRAGDTYVPVQCRHCENAPCAHACPVQAIRQENGVVMIDEELCIGCTSCVLACPFGAIEVSTVYREGRAMTQPGLTDRAAHKPLPRTAAGKCDLCADTNGGQPACVEACPNDVLRLAIVESDLLPERRREVFFPRL, from the coding sequence ATGAGCGGCGCACGAAATACGCTGAACCGTCCGACGAGTAGAATGGGAGCAGCCGATAGAACAAGCGCTGTTGCTTCTTCCTTTGTAGTCGCAGATGCCGGGCACTGTATCGGCTGCAAAGCCTGCGAGCTGGCGTGCTTCGCTGTTCACAGTCAGGCTAACGGCATAGGCGCTTCGGTCGGAACCGTCAGCGTGCCTGTCGTACCTAAGGTGTATGTTGTACGCGCCGGGGATACGTATGTGCCTGTGCAATGCCGGCATTGTGAGAATGCACCCTGCGCACATGCCTGCCCGGTTCAGGCCATTCGACAGGAGAACGGTGTGGTCATGATTGACGAGGAGCTGTGCATCGGCTGTACCTCTTGTGTTTTGGCCTGTCCCTTCGGTGCCATTGAAGTATCTACCGTCTACCGGGAAGGACGTGCCATGACGCAGCCCGGCTTGACCGACCGTGCCGCTCACAAGCCTCTCCCCCGGACTGCCGCAGGCAAATGCGACCTGTGCGCAGACACAAACGGAGGACAGCCTGCCTGTGTAGAAGCCTGTCCAAACGATGTACTACGGCTGGCTATAGTCGAGTCCGATCTGCTTCCCGAGCGTCGGCGGGAAGTCTTCTTCCCTCGCCTGTAA
- a CDS encoding [FeFe] hydrogenase, group A produces MSITTNNASSAPCRETTDYTNPIIHIDPSMCTGCRRCAGVCPVDAIEGQPGEPQTVNADRCVICGQCVQICSVYASDWADSSPWVADSRRQERLRERDMPADIGEPLFAAYYSCSLKKVTDMMAKPGQFRIVQCAPAIRVSIAEEFGMPFGTLTPGKMAAALRRLGFDRVYDTNFGADVTIMEEGTELIRRVTEGGPLPMFTSCCPAWVRFAEIEYPDLLDHLSSCKSPMQMLGSLVKTYGAQLDEVEPASIYSVAIMPCTCKQFECDRPEMESDGYRDVDEVLTTRELAYWIKESGIDFMDLPDEEFDSPLGRYSGAGSIFGVTGGVMEAAIRTGYELLTNEKLPKLQLDFVRGEEGVRVAEVQVGELQLKVAVVAGLQHAYGLLDRVQAGECDYHFIEVMGCPAGCISGGGQPKLMLEKHRIEAYRARKSSIYGHDAGLQVRKSHENPHIIKLYDEFLGEPLGHVSHHLLHTTFQKRGPGKQSRSCNVLSKEGTNNSIQ; encoded by the coding sequence ATGTCCATAACAACTAACAATGCCTCTTCGGCTCCTTGTAGGGAGACGACGGATTACACCAACCCCATTATTCATATTGACCCCAGTATGTGTACCGGGTGCAGACGCTGTGCAGGGGTTTGTCCGGTAGATGCCATAGAAGGCCAGCCTGGAGAGCCGCAAACCGTGAATGCAGACCGCTGCGTGATCTGTGGCCAATGTGTACAAATATGCAGCGTATACGCATCCGATTGGGCTGATTCATCCCCATGGGTAGCCGACAGCAGAAGACAGGAGCGTCTGCGTGAGCGCGATATGCCTGCTGACATCGGTGAGCCCCTATTCGCTGCCTACTATAGCTGTAGCCTGAAAAAGGTAACCGACATGATGGCGAAACCGGGACAGTTCCGGATCGTCCAATGTGCTCCAGCCATTCGCGTATCAATCGCAGAGGAATTTGGTATGCCATTTGGCACGCTCACACCAGGTAAAATGGCTGCGGCTCTGCGCCGTCTTGGCTTTGATCGGGTATATGACACCAACTTTGGAGCTGATGTCACCATTATGGAGGAAGGCACCGAGTTGATTCGTCGTGTAACCGAGGGTGGGCCGCTACCGATGTTTACCTCCTGCTGTCCGGCTTGGGTTCGGTTCGCCGAGATTGAATATCCCGATCTGTTGGACCATTTGTCCAGCTGTAAATCCCCTATGCAAATGTTAGGCTCGCTGGTCAAAACCTATGGTGCCCAACTGGACGAGGTGGAACCTGCGAGCATTTATAGCGTTGCGATCATGCCCTGTACCTGCAAGCAATTCGAATGTGATCGTCCTGAAATGGAATCCGACGGTTACCGTGACGTGGACGAGGTACTGACAACGCGTGAACTGGCATATTGGATCAAGGAGAGCGGCATTGATTTTATGGATCTGCCAGATGAAGAATTTGATTCACCGCTAGGACGTTATTCAGGAGCAGGGTCCATTTTTGGTGTGACCGGAGGCGTTATGGAAGCGGCCATCCGTACAGGCTACGAGCTGCTGACGAACGAAAAGCTGCCGAAGCTCCAACTGGATTTTGTACGCGGCGAGGAAGGCGTTCGTGTCGCGGAGGTTCAGGTGGGCGAGCTGCAGCTTAAGGTAGCGGTCGTCGCGGGGCTGCAACATGCCTATGGACTGCTGGATCGTGTGCAGGCAGGGGAATGTGATTATCATTTTATTGAGGTAATGGGCTGTCCTGCCGGATGTATTAGTGGAGGTGGTCAACCCAAGCTCATGCTGGAAAAACACCGGATTGAAGCTTACCGGGCACGCAAATCCTCTATTTATGGACATGATGCGGGGCTTCAGGTGCGAAAATCGCATGAAAACCCTCATATTATTAAGCTCTACGATGAATTTTTAGGTGAGCCGCTTGGTCATGTATCGCATCATTTGCTGCACACAACCTTCCAAAAGCGTGGACCAGGCAAGCAAAGTCGTAGCTGTAATGTTCTTTCTAAAGAGGGTACAAATAACTCCATTCAGTAG